The following coding sequences are from one Lolium rigidum isolate FL_2022 chromosome 6, APGP_CSIRO_Lrig_0.1, whole genome shotgun sequence window:
- the LOC124658885 gene encoding heavy metal-associated isoprenylated plant protein 32-like: protein MTKDEDFKLVKIQTHVLKVNIHCDGCRHKVKKMLQKIEGVYSVAIDVDNHKVTVTGNVDSETLIRKLTRGGKHAELWSHQKSGSNNQGHHKGSSNNNNQQKQQQQQQQHQKQAANPSKDGNNKNSNISHKDQGGKHGGVGNLIQGLKAFKSQHNKHQLPELSSEDDDDMYDDDEDDDEFDDDYEDELRFLGDKVSQLGILRQQAAAAAANVKNKNGNGANVNNNQSNGKKGGGGAAVGNHHQNQKMNMAAGNGAQKSTGGINGLMGLNHGLGAGGAASGGYTGGYSHPSYAATGYGGLQQQHLQQQQNSNLMASMQSGFHNNPAAAAAMMRGLNGNMMMHQPQPQPQMMYHRSPQISPYTAYYNPYSYYYQQPAGSGSAYHPTGAGTGDVETMFSDENTKGCVVM from the exons ATGACCAAAGATGAGGATTTCAAGCTGGTCAAGATCCAG ACCCATGTCTTGAAAGTGAACATACACTGTGATGGGTGCAGGCACAAGGTGAAGAAGATGCTCCAGAAGATTGAAG GCGTCTACTCGGTGGCCATCGATGTGGACAACCACAAGGTCACGGTGACTGGCAATGTGGACTCTGAGACACTGATCAGGAAGCTCACCAGAGGAGGCAAGCACGCAGAGCTGTGGTCACATCAGAAGAGCGGCAGCAACAACCAGGGCCACCACAagggcagcagcaacaacaacaaccagcagaagcagcagcagcagcaacagcagcatcagAAGCAGGCTGCCAACCCAAGCAAGGATGGCAACAACAAGAACAGCAACATCAGCCACAAGGACCAGGGCGGCAAGCATGGTGGAGTTGGGAACCTCATTCAGGGCCTCAAGGCCTTCAAGAGCCAGCACAACAAGCACCAGCTCCCTGAGCTGAGctcggaggacgacgatgacatgtatgatgatgacgaagacgatgacgagTTTGACGATGACTATGAAGACGAGCTCCGCTTCCTCGGGGACAAGGTGAGCCAGCTTGGCATCCTCAGGCAGCAagctgcggctgcggcggccaaTGTCAAGAACAAGAATGGCAACGGTGCCAATGTCAACAATAACCAGAGCAACGGAAAGAAAGGGGGTGGTGGAGCCGCGGTGGGAAACCACCACCAGAATCAGAAGATGAACATGGCTGCGGGGAATGGTGCACAGAAGAGCACCGGCGGCATCAATGGCTTGATGGGCCTGAACCATGGCCTGGGGGCAGGAGGCGCTGCTTCTGGGGGCTACACAGGCGGCTACAGCCACCCATCTTATGCTGCCACCGGCTATGGAGGGCTTCAGCAACAGCACCTCCAGCAGCAGCAGAACAGCAACCTCATGGCGAGCATGCAGTCCGGGTTCCATAACAACCCGGCAGCCGCGGCGGCGATGATGAGGGGCCTGAACGGCAACATGATGATGCACCAGCCGCAGCCACAGCCGCAGATGATGTACCACCGGTCTCCCCAGATCAGCCCGTACACCGCCTACTACAACCCGTACAGCTACTACTACCAACAACCTGCGGGCAGCGGCTCTGCTTACCATCCCACCGGCGCCGGCACTGGGGATGTCGAGACCATGTTCAGTGACGAGAACACCAAGGGCTGTGTTGTCATGTAG
- the LOC124666833 gene encoding uncharacterized protein LOC124666833, translated as MARRLLARHLSPLLRLGARCPAHRPSPALAVARCGNLGPASCPPVWAPQGIRFFADDRSHYDLFGKRRPGDEGFRKAWQENVDEEDCLWTASEDEDEEEENDTKMEREMKKVKKQAKENANLVDGDDSDELRSICPESDEDDMNLWSGSEEDDDNDIPTESHPNERSDPYIDKVFEFDEAPKYRTISELLKAEKEPPELSPGKQARKLAVENALKKLKKGPDGRYINVFDVVTDIDILIGAFENIVSGPEYAELREGGPKKLNIQFFKDIQARMRDPNFKFSPELKLKPKSKLVPKKKWQKAQSRKRKNDKR; from the exons ATGGCTCGCCGCCTCCTCGCCCGCCACCTCTcccccctcctccgcctcggTGCCCGCTGCCCCGCGCACCGTCCCTCTCCGGCTCTCGCCGTCGCGCGCTGCGGAAACCTTGGCCCGGCATCATGTCCCCCGGTCTGGGCTCCCCAAG GAATACGATTCTTTGCTGATGATCGTTCACACTATGATCTGTTTGGTAAAAGAAGGCCAGGCGACGAAGGGTTCAGGAAAGCTTGGCAGGAGAATGTTGACGAGGAGGACTGCCTATGGACAGCCAGTGAggacgaggatgaggaggaagagaatGACACAAAAATGGAGAGGGAGATGAAGAAAGTGAAGAAGCAAGCCAAGGAAAATGCAAACCTCGTAGATGGTGATGACAGTGACGAGTTAAGAAGTATATGCCCTGAGAGCGATGAAGACGATATGAATCTCTGGAGTGGTAGTGAAGAGGACGATGACAACGATATCCCTACTGAGTCACACCCCAATGAACGCAGTGATCCATATATTGATAAGGTGTTTGAATTTGATGAGGCACCCAAATATCGCACAATCTCTGAGTTGTTAAAAGCTGAGAAGGAACCACCAGAGCTCTCGCCAGGAAAGCAAGCAAGAAAGCTTGCTGTAGAAAATGCTCTCAAAAAGTTGAAAAAGGGGCCTGACGGACGCTACATTAACGTGTTTGATGTTGTCACTGATATAGATATCCTGATTGGAGCATTTGAGAACATTGTCTCGGGACCAGAATATGCAGAGCTGCGGGAGGGTGGACCAAAGAAGCTCAATATCCAGTTCTTTAAGGATATACAAGCACGCATGAGAGacccaaatttcaaattttctccGGAGTTAAAGTTAAAGCCCAAGAGTAAGTTAGTGCCTAAGAAAAAATGGCAGAAAGCACAATCAAGGAAGAGAAAGAATGACAAACGTTGA